The genomic window ACATCCACCCGGGGCGCTGGAACAACACCCGGGCCAGCATTGCTGACGTTTTTCATGCGTTCAGGGATTCCCTCGCACAGGAGGGCATTCCGCTGCAGCTGGGTATGGCGGCGGAGATCCGCTTCTCCGATGAAATTCTTACCATGGTTGCCAGTAAGCAGGTGCCTTTCCTGGGCAAGTGGGAGGGCGAGCCGGTATTGTTGCTGGAGTTGCCCCACAGCCATATTCCCGCCGGTGCCGAGCAACTGATCCGCTGGCTGCAGAAGCAGGGCGTCCGCCCGATGATCGCCCACCCGGAACGCAACAAGGATATCCTGCGCGATTTCAGTAAGGTGCTGCCGCTGGTACGGCAGGGTTGCCTGTTACAGGTGACCGCCGGTGCCGTGGCCGGCGATTTTGGTGAAGGGCCGCAGCTGCGTGCGCAGGAACTCCTGAGTGAGGACATGGTGACGATCCTTGCCACCGATGCGCACCACGAGGAGCGTCGCCCGCCCGTACTGGCCCGCGGCCGCATGGCTGCAGAAGCGGTGGTGGGCGAGTCCCGCTCCTGGGATCTTGTGCGCAATAATCCGGGCCGCATTGCCGCCAGCCATTTCTCCCTCGAGAGTGTTGAATCCGGCAATGGCGACTGAATCCCGTCGCCGCCGTCGCACCCCCTGGTACCGCAAGTGGTATCGGCACGTAAGCCGTCCCCGCCTTGCGCTTACCGGCTTGCTGCTCTGTGTGCTGGTTAGCCTCGCCTGGCAGGCTGGTTCCTGGGGCCTCGCGCACCTGCAGGTGGTCGCGGTGGAAAATACACTCAAGCGTTGGGGGCAAAATGGCAAGGTGTCTTCAGAAAAGGATCTGGATAATGCCTTTGTTGCGATCGACCGCGCCATTGCCCTCCATCACGACAATCCC from Microbulbifer aggregans includes these protein-coding regions:
- a CDS encoding tyrosine-protein phosphatase, translated to MIDLHCHLLPGIDDGARDLDQALQLARMAVEDGITHCVATPHIHPGRWNNTRASIADVFHAFRDSLAQEGIPLQLGMAAEIRFSDEILTMVASKQVPFLGKWEGEPVLLLELPHSHIPAGAEQLIRWLQKQGVRPMIAHPERNKDILRDFSKVLPLVRQGCLLQVTAGAVAGDFGEGPQLRAQELLSEDMVTILATDAHHEERRPPVLARGRMAAEAVVGESRSWDLVRNNPGRIAASHFSLESVESGNGD